The genomic interval caagtacatATAAATACCCTGTGACCTCTTAGTAATCTGTTGTCTTTCTGTAATAACCTGACAACTCTGTCTTTCCTGCTTGGAAATCCCAAGTGATGTTGTCAGCATTGCCCGAGTCGTCTTCTGATAGGGGTTGCTGTTTGGTAGTCTACCAAAGGAGGACAAGGCTTGGAATTGGCAACTTGGGACTTTAAGAAGGAAGGGCTGTCTAGCTAACTACTGGAAGTTTAGAGCACAATATCTCCCCCCTTCGCCATTCACTGGCACCAAACTAAATTGGTGTAAAGAAGTGGGTGAGGACACGTGCACAAAAAGGTGGCAATGTAGCCAATGACTTTCTTTGGATGCATGATCCACCCAATGGTAACCTTTCCTAAGCAAAACACAAGGGCTGCCACTCTTTCCACTTCCTTTTGGATGCCAGTGGTGGTTGGCTCAGGAAAGGTTCCCCTTTAAAAATGGCGGCTCATACCCACCTATCATATTACCTTTTAGCACCAGAGgttcttttccttctcttttcagtaaaaataataataacagttcaCCCTTCCCCATTCAGTGGCACCAAACTAATTtggaataaataattgtgtgggGACACGTGCACAAAAAGGTGGTAATGTAGCCAATGACCTTCTTTCCATCCAAGGTCCACCCAATGTAAACCTTTCCTAAGAAAAACACGGCTGCCATTCTTTCCACATCCTTTTGGATGCCAGTAGTGGTTGCCTCAGGAAAGGTCCCCTTTAAAAATGGCGGCTCATAACCAGTTATCATATTACCTTTTAGCACCAGAGgttcctttccttctcttttcagTGACTCTAAAACCGTATGGAGCGGCTGGGAGGGTATAACCCGACTTGGTTCATTGGTATTGTCATCGTAAACGATGATCTCTTTAGAAAATATCCTCTTGAACGAGTCCTTGCCTTCCCTGCATGATATTAAATCCAACACCGTGATTTTGCCCTGCTGTAGCCTTCTCCTGCTGATTTTGTCGGAGCAATTAATATGAACAGCCCCCTGTATATGGCTTTTATTGTACTCCATGAAAGGTCGGCAGTCAATGATGACGGGGCCCTGGTTGGGCAGGTGAGTTTTGCTGCATTTTACTATCTTCTTGGCCAAGTCATTGGGATAGATGATCTTGACATTGGTAAACTGTTTGGTAGAGCTAGACACCGGGCTGCTAACTCCACCAGATGGACTTAGGCTGGCGCTGTTCTCATTATTGTTGACCATTTGGTTGGACGAGGAAGCGGTGGAGGGTCCAGCGACGCTGCTGGTAAGAGTGGTGCTGCTGACGGCCTGGCTCTGAGTGTCCTTGTCATACGATGCCACACTGCAACAACTGGCACTGCTACATCCGCAACCCAAAGAACGTGCAGAGCCGTTGGAAGATGGCATATACGTCAGATTGGCCGCGTTTAAGGAGACAACACTTGCGCTGAGTAAGGATTTGCAGCTGCCACTAACTGTGGCGCAATCAAGGAAGGAAGAGTCTATGCAGAGGTTGAGTTCTTGAGGTCTCACGGGTCTGGATAATGCCACAATAACCCTATCGTCTAAGGGCGATGGAGGCATGAGTAACCCCAGAGGAGTGCCAAGTCAAGTAGAATGGTTGGTCATAAGCTGGAAAACATAGAAATAtgttataatttttcatttatagaACACCAACACGATTTGCAgcatttcacagaaaaaaatccacATCAGTCTCCTCCCATGAGGAACTTTGCATATAAAGTCCTTGCCCCTGAGCACTGAGAACTTACCATCTACAGACATTTACATAATCTATATACATATTCCAATAACTAAGAAATATATAGCGTATGTCAGAGAAAAGAAATCCAAAAATCTGtccaatgcatgcacatttccgtatgttttatccctttatatttgctgtaagtacagaaaatacttctTCTGTAAATTCAGTGACAACATAATTCCTTTGCAGTCCTGAAATTCCAAGCAGTTGTCACACCACATCCACACATTGATTCCCAGTTCAGCATTTTTGTGTTCTAACTGCCATccagacatagggcctgatttatgaaagctctccaaggctggagatgatacacttttatcagtgaagatgggtgatgcagcaaacctggaatggatctggtccaggattgaaaacatttgctaacaaatagcaaactacttttaagaaatctatttcaggttt from Pyxicephalus adspersus chromosome 4, UCB_Pads_2.0, whole genome shotgun sequence carries:
- the DUSP10 gene encoding dual specificity protein phosphatase 10 yields the protein MPPSPLDDRVIVALSRPVRPQELNLCIDSSFLDCATVSGSCKSLLSASVVSLNAANLTYMPSSNGSARSLGCGCSSASCCSVASYDKDTQSQAVSSTTLTSSVAGPSTASSSNQMVNNNENSASLSPSGGVSSPVSSSTKQFTNVKIIYPNDLAKKIVKCSKTHLPNQGPVIIDCRPFMEYNKSHIQGAVHINCSDKISRRRLQQGKITVLDLISCREGKDSFKRIFSKEIIVYDDNTNEPSRVIPSQPLHTVLESLKREGKEPLVLKGGLSSFKQNHENLCDNSLQLQDCPDGGGASAVTITLPQSVPSTPDIENAELTPILPFLFLGNEHDAQDLEKMQRMNIGYIVNVTTHLPLYHYEKGIFNYKRLPATDSNKQNLRQYFEEAFEFIEEAHQCGKGLLIHCQAGVSRSATIVIAYLMKHTRMTMTDAYKFVKGKRPIISPNLNFMGQLLEFEEDLNNGITPRILTPKLIGVETVV